The genomic window GCTGTACGCCGTCGGCGGCCAGGAGCTCGGCTACCTGCCGGGCGACGCGAGCGAGAAGATGAACCCCTGGGCGCAGGCCACCTTCGACACGCTCAGCAGCGTCGTCTCGCAGAACGTGCTCGACGAGGTCATCGACCGCGGCATCCTCGAGATCCTGCCGCTCACGCACATCCGCGGCCGCTCGCTGCACGACGCCTTCGTGATCGTCGACGAGGCGCAGTCGCTCGAGCGCAACGTGCTGCTCACGGTGCTGAGCCGCATCGGCCAGAACTCGAAGGTCGTGCTCACCCACGACGTCGCCCAGCGCGACAACCTGCGCGTCGGCCGTCACGACGGCGTCGCGAGCGTCATCGAGACGCTGAAGGGGCACGGGCTCTTCGGGCACATCACCCTGACCCGATCCGAGCGCAGCGCCATCGCCGCGCTCGTGACCGATCTGCTGGAGGGCAACGAGCTCGCCTGAGCCGCACGCGGTGCGCGGGGGCGGTCGGGGAGACCCGGCCGCCCCTCGTCGCGCAGGAGGCGAGCATCCCTCTTGACCGGCTATCTCGATATAGGTAGATTTCGACCCATGGAGCCGCTGAGCCGCATCACCGCCGCCACCGTCGATGTGCTGGATGCCCTGCTCGAGCACCCCGACGGCTGCTGGGGCCTGCTCGCGATCACGCGCAGCGGGCGGCCCGCCGGAACCGTCTACCCGGTGCTCGATCGGCTCGAGCGCGCGGGCTGGATCGTCTCCGAGTGGGAGGAGGCCTCCGAGCGTCGCGGCCCCCGCCGCCGCTACTACCGCTTCACCGACGAGGGGGCGGTGCGGGCGGCCGCCACGGTGGGGGAGTTCCGCGCGCGG from Microcella daejeonensis includes these protein-coding regions:
- a CDS encoding PadR family transcriptional regulator, which translates into the protein MEPLSRITAATVDVLDALLEHPDGCWGLLAITRSGRPAGTVYPVLDRLERAGWIVSEWEEASERRGPRRRYYRFTDEGAVRAAATVGEFRARVDARRTTPTPALRPGFAS